The following are encoded together in the Zingiber officinale cultivar Zhangliang chromosome 8A, Zo_v1.1, whole genome shotgun sequence genome:
- the LOC122009729 gene encoding WD repeat-containing protein 75-like isoform X2 encodes MSYCWTSSLDGTICYWDFASAELIKKVKIQFPVHSMVIPSLSTIGSTEEGSNLYAFLSVEDINKPASEKKALHGQVRIYDLKNQKPVGGLLTETRNPEILYASKNGEFLGISNKRKLHIWRIPANNFRFDEIKKIKLHHTKKLTCLAFHSTLRMVAGGDDTGRILIWYNFGREKFAQNLQNLKGTKNPSDEVKPGVRNNDDVDSCTTWHWHPSEVKFLHFSSDGAYLYSGGNEGVIVVWQIDTGKKKFKPRLGSPLLYFTESPDPSLSCVSCSDNHIHLLKMPTMDISKSISGIKPPFSFPLKHEGSCTQVAFEQTTGLVAVSTEDYCVQFYSLFDNHEVSEVQVCKRNFQPADDVMLYVALVAISLDGSLMATIDVTIPEEKLGGLVCLKYWTRGSLVAEYLLSTVIYEPHSDAQVSSLAFRPGHNMAVTSSYGGDFKVWVHGSHASRNNESMQRTGWRCQSVGSYKGKPLTAAVFSADGSVLAIAAETMITLWDPDSNILVAMIGDTLSPITKLSFVGNSEYLVSYTHSLKPQLSVWSTSNLALYWSHGIVTEAVSCSHDESQFAVLALLSSPGDADAKGNGVIFFFHVEDPVPVATWTVTKAKGGSLAFLPANPSLHESSATNGVNQLLLIFMNGEHEYTIFNPHKEEDIISKNSRKSQAAQDEAERLGYTSIYGDLSNTNAKHNHFQEVPFAPSERPWETIFSGSSHVLPPLTKLCTSFFESLLEKRLENSNEMIIDADL; translated from the exons ATGAGCTACTGCTGGACTTCCTCATTGGATGGGACTATCTGTTACTGGGATTTTGCCTCAGCTGAGTTGATAAAGAAGGTGAAGATCCAGTTTCCAGTCCATTCTATG GTAATTCCAAGTTTATCAACCATTGGAAGCACTGAAGAGGGATCTAATCTTTATGCATTTCTCTCAGTTGAAGACATAAACAAACCAGCTAGTGAAAAGAAAGCTTTACATGGGCAAGTCCGAATTTACGATTTAAAAAACCAGAAGCCTGTTGGAGGACTGCTGACTGAG ACAAGAAATCCAGAGATATTATATGCAAGTAAAAATGGGGAGTTCTTAGGCATCTCAAACAAAAGAAAGCTTCATATTTGGAGAATTCCTGCAAACAATTTTAGGTTTGACGAAATAAAAAAGATCAAACTACATCACACAAAAAAGTTGACATGTCTTGCATTCCATTCAACTCTGAGAATGGTGGCTGGAGGTGATGATACAGGAAGGATCTTGATATGGTACAATTTTGGGAGAGAGAAATTTGCTCAAAATTTACAAAATCTCAAGGGCACAAAGAATCCTTCTGATGAAGTAAAGCCTGGGGTGAGAAATAATGATGATGTGGATTCCTGCACAACATGGCATTGGCACCCTAGTGAAGTAAAGTTTCTTCACTTCTCTTCTGACGGCGCTTATTTGTATTCAG GTGGGAACGAAGGAGTTATTGTGGTTTGGCAGATTGACACTGGAAAGAAAAAATTTAAGCCACGACTAGGATCACCGCTTTTATATTTCACTGAATCTCCAGATCCGTCCCTTTCATGT gtATCTTGTTCAGATAATCACATTCATCTGCTAAAAATGCCTACAATGGATATCTCAAAATCCATATCGGGAATCAAG CCTCCTTTTTCGTTTCCTCTCAAACATGAAGGATCCTGCACACAAGTTGCATTTGAGCAGACAACTGGATTAGTTGCTGTTTCCACTGAAGATTATTGTGTACAATTTTATAGCTTGTTTGACAACCATGAGGTTTCAGAG GTCCAAGTGTGCAAAAGAAATTTTCAGCCTGCGGATGACGTTATG CTATATGTGGCTCTTGTAGCCATTTCTCTTGATGGCTCCTTAATGGCTACCATTGATGTGACAATTCCTGAAGAAAAATTAGGGGGTTTGGTTTGCCTAAAATACTGGACTCGTGGTTCCCTAGTGGCAGAGTACTTATTATCCACTGTCATATATGAGCCTCACAG TGATGCTCAAGTTTCATCTCTTGCATTTCGCCCTGGACACAACATGGCTGTCACATCATCTTATGGTGGTGACTTTAAG GTTTGGGTTCATGGCTCTCATGCCAGCAGAAATAATGAATCAATGCAGAGAACTGGTTGGAGATGCCAATCTGTTGGTTCATACAA GGGAAAACCATTAACAGCTGCTGTTTTTTCTGCCGATGGATCGGTCCTTGCTATTGCAGCTGAGACTATGATTACATTATGGGATCCGGATTCCAATATTCTTGTGGCTATGATTGGAGATACACTTTCG CCAATTACAAAGCTTTCATTTGTTGGGAATTCAGAATATCTGGTGTCCTATACACACAGTTTAAAGCCACAACTTTCAGTTTGGAGTACTTCAAATTTGGCATTGTACTGGTCTCATGGGATCGTTACAGAAG CCGTAAGCTGTTCCCATGATGAATCTCAATTCGCCGTCTTAGCTCTTCTCAGTTCACCAGGTGATGCTGATGCAAAAGGAAATGGGGTAATATTTTTCTTCCATGTGGAAGATCCTGTTCCTGTGGCAACTTGGACAGTGACAAAG GCAAAAGGTGGTAGCCTAGCCTTTCTACCTGCCAATCCTTCGCTTCACGAAAGCTCAGCTACAAATGGCGTAAATCAACTTTTGCTTATTTTTATGAATGGCGAGCATGAATACACCATCTTCAATCCACACAAGGAAGAGGACATAATTAGCAAGAATTCTCGGAAAAGTCAAGCTGCACAGGATGAAGCAG AGAGGCTTGGGTATACATCAATTTATGGAGATCTGTCTAACACAAATGCAAAGCACAACCATTTCCAAGAAGTTCCATTTGCCCCGAGTGAAAGACCATGG
- the LOC122009729 gene encoding WD repeat-containing protein 75-like isoform X1, with translation MITGGQRFVASPPAFSQDGKKLLVCTGCTVSIFSVSTGMQITELEGGHTDRVTSVVVVPVGAPSSKFMSYCWTSSLDGTICYWDFASAELIKKVKIQFPVHSMVIPSLSTIGSTEEGSNLYAFLSVEDINKPASEKKALHGQVRIYDLKNQKPVGGLLTETRNPEILYASKNGEFLGISNKRKLHIWRIPANNFRFDEIKKIKLHHTKKLTCLAFHSTLRMVAGGDDTGRILIWYNFGREKFAQNLQNLKGTKNPSDEVKPGVRNNDDVDSCTTWHWHPSEVKFLHFSSDGAYLYSGGNEGVIVVWQIDTGKKKFKPRLGSPLLYFTESPDPSLSCVSCSDNHIHLLKMPTMDISKSISGIKPPFSFPLKHEGSCTQVAFEQTTGLVAVSTEDYCVQFYSLFDNHEVSEVQVCKRNFQPADDVMLYVALVAISLDGSLMATIDVTIPEEKLGGLVCLKYWTRGSLVAEYLLSTVIYEPHSDAQVSSLAFRPGHNMAVTSSYGGDFKVWVHGSHASRNNESMQRTGWRCQSVGSYKGKPLTAAVFSADGSVLAIAAETMITLWDPDSNILVAMIGDTLSPITKLSFVGNSEYLVSYTHSLKPQLSVWSTSNLALYWSHGIVTEAVSCSHDESQFAVLALLSSPGDADAKGNGVIFFFHVEDPVPVATWTVTKAKGGSLAFLPANPSLHESSATNGVNQLLLIFMNGEHEYTIFNPHKEEDIISKNSRKSQAAQDEAERLGYTSIYGDLSNTNAKHNHFQEVPFAPSERPWETIFSGSSHVLPPLTKLCTSFFESLLEKRLENSNEMIIDADL, from the exons ATGATCACCGGCGGCCAGAGATTCGTTGCCTCGCCTCCTGCCTTCTCCCAGGATGGAAAGAAGCTCTTGGTCTGCACCGGATGCACTGTCTCCATCTTTAGTGTCTCCACCGGAATGCAG ATTACGGAATTGGAGGGTGGGCACACTGACCGAGTCACTTCTGTCGTTGTAGTGCCAGTTGGCGCGCCTTCAAGTAAGTTCATGAGCTACTGCTGGACTTCCTCATTGGATGGGACTATCTGTTACTGGGATTTTGCCTCAGCTGAGTTGATAAAGAAGGTGAAGATCCAGTTTCCAGTCCATTCTATG GTAATTCCAAGTTTATCAACCATTGGAAGCACTGAAGAGGGATCTAATCTTTATGCATTTCTCTCAGTTGAAGACATAAACAAACCAGCTAGTGAAAAGAAAGCTTTACATGGGCAAGTCCGAATTTACGATTTAAAAAACCAGAAGCCTGTTGGAGGACTGCTGACTGAG ACAAGAAATCCAGAGATATTATATGCAAGTAAAAATGGGGAGTTCTTAGGCATCTCAAACAAAAGAAAGCTTCATATTTGGAGAATTCCTGCAAACAATTTTAGGTTTGACGAAATAAAAAAGATCAAACTACATCACACAAAAAAGTTGACATGTCTTGCATTCCATTCAACTCTGAGAATGGTGGCTGGAGGTGATGATACAGGAAGGATCTTGATATGGTACAATTTTGGGAGAGAGAAATTTGCTCAAAATTTACAAAATCTCAAGGGCACAAAGAATCCTTCTGATGAAGTAAAGCCTGGGGTGAGAAATAATGATGATGTGGATTCCTGCACAACATGGCATTGGCACCCTAGTGAAGTAAAGTTTCTTCACTTCTCTTCTGACGGCGCTTATTTGTATTCAG GTGGGAACGAAGGAGTTATTGTGGTTTGGCAGATTGACACTGGAAAGAAAAAATTTAAGCCACGACTAGGATCACCGCTTTTATATTTCACTGAATCTCCAGATCCGTCCCTTTCATGT gtATCTTGTTCAGATAATCACATTCATCTGCTAAAAATGCCTACAATGGATATCTCAAAATCCATATCGGGAATCAAG CCTCCTTTTTCGTTTCCTCTCAAACATGAAGGATCCTGCACACAAGTTGCATTTGAGCAGACAACTGGATTAGTTGCTGTTTCCACTGAAGATTATTGTGTACAATTTTATAGCTTGTTTGACAACCATGAGGTTTCAGAG GTCCAAGTGTGCAAAAGAAATTTTCAGCCTGCGGATGACGTTATG CTATATGTGGCTCTTGTAGCCATTTCTCTTGATGGCTCCTTAATGGCTACCATTGATGTGACAATTCCTGAAGAAAAATTAGGGGGTTTGGTTTGCCTAAAATACTGGACTCGTGGTTCCCTAGTGGCAGAGTACTTATTATCCACTGTCATATATGAGCCTCACAG TGATGCTCAAGTTTCATCTCTTGCATTTCGCCCTGGACACAACATGGCTGTCACATCATCTTATGGTGGTGACTTTAAG GTTTGGGTTCATGGCTCTCATGCCAGCAGAAATAATGAATCAATGCAGAGAACTGGTTGGAGATGCCAATCTGTTGGTTCATACAA GGGAAAACCATTAACAGCTGCTGTTTTTTCTGCCGATGGATCGGTCCTTGCTATTGCAGCTGAGACTATGATTACATTATGGGATCCGGATTCCAATATTCTTGTGGCTATGATTGGAGATACACTTTCG CCAATTACAAAGCTTTCATTTGTTGGGAATTCAGAATATCTGGTGTCCTATACACACAGTTTAAAGCCACAACTTTCAGTTTGGAGTACTTCAAATTTGGCATTGTACTGGTCTCATGGGATCGTTACAGAAG CCGTAAGCTGTTCCCATGATGAATCTCAATTCGCCGTCTTAGCTCTTCTCAGTTCACCAGGTGATGCTGATGCAAAAGGAAATGGGGTAATATTTTTCTTCCATGTGGAAGATCCTGTTCCTGTGGCAACTTGGACAGTGACAAAG GCAAAAGGTGGTAGCCTAGCCTTTCTACCTGCCAATCCTTCGCTTCACGAAAGCTCAGCTACAAATGGCGTAAATCAACTTTTGCTTATTTTTATGAATGGCGAGCATGAATACACCATCTTCAATCCACACAAGGAAGAGGACATAATTAGCAAGAATTCTCGGAAAAGTCAAGCTGCACAGGATGAAGCAG AGAGGCTTGGGTATACATCAATTTATGGAGATCTGTCTAACACAAATGCAAAGCACAACCATTTCCAAGAAGTTCCATTTGCCCCGAGTGAAAGACCATGG